The Streptomyces sp. BHT-5-2 genomic interval CCTGATCGGCGTCGTCCCGCTGGCCGCCATCGCCACCATGCGGCGCTTCTACGCCACGCAGGAGCGGACCGCCGCCACCACGCCCGTGCCGCAGCCGGCCAACTGACCCCGAGGAGCCCGCACCATGAAACTGCTCGCGCTGGAGGCCCTCCAGAACGCCCAGTACTACCTCTCCCGCTACCAGCAGGTCGAGGAGTTCGGGGCCGAGCTGTACGTCCTGAACGGCCTGGGCGAGGACGCCTACTGGCCCGCCGAGCGCTACCGCGTCGCCGGCTCGCAGCAGATCGACGACATCGTCGCCGCCGCCCGCGCCTGGCACGCCGAGGAGCACTTCGAGGGCGTGCTGACCTTCTCCGAGGCCGGTGTGGTCACCGTCGCCGCCGTCGCCGAGGCGCTCGGTCTGCCCGGCATCGGGGTGGAAGCCGCCCGCACCAGCCGCAACAAGTACCTGATGCGCCGGGCCCACGAGAAGGGCGGCGTCCCGATCCCGGCCTTCCGCCTGGTCTCCGACCTGGCCGAGGCGCACGCGGCCGGCGAGGAGTTCGGCTACCCCGTCATCCTCAAGCCGACGCTGGGCGCGGCCAGCAACTTCGTCTTCCGCGTCGAGGACGCCGACGACATGGCCGAGCGGTTCGCCCAGGCCCTCGACGGCATCGACGACATGTCCTGGTACCGCATGGAGGCGCACGGCATAGACCTGGGCCCGCAGGGGCTGCTGGTCGAATCCTTCCTGGACGGGCGGGAGTTCCTGTGCGAGGCGGTCGCCTGGGACGGCGAGGTCTACCTCGGCTCGATCGTCGACCGGGTCACCGTCGAGGGCGACACCTTCGACGACGACGTGCACGCCGCACCGACCTCGCTGAGCCCCGACCGGATCGAGGAGCTGCACCGGGCGGTCCGGGCCGGCGTGCGGGCCCAGGGCGTCACCCACGGCGTGCTGCACG includes:
- a CDS encoding ATP-grasp domain-containing protein, which encodes MKLLALEALQNAQYYLSRYQQVEEFGAELYVLNGLGEDAYWPAERYRVAGSQQIDDIVAAARAWHAEEHFEGVLTFSEAGVVTVAAVAEALGLPGIGVEAARTSRNKYLMRRAHEKGGVPIPAFRLVSDLAEAHAAGEEFGYPVILKPTLGAASNFVFRVEDADDMAERFAQALDGIDDMSWYRMEAHGIDLGPQGLLVESFLDGREFLCEAVAWDGEVYLGSIVDRVTVEGDTFDDDVHAAPTSLSPDRIEELHRAVRAGVRAQGVTHGVLHAEVRYHRGAPHILEIAVRPGGGGLDHIARLTAGHCPIRALMDTARGVRPKVGAYTPTGVHIAGMALLCDSGRIERVDVPAELTDSDKVFFFKITARPGDLIRRPPEGNSILGFLGVTGTSFEDAMRTATDLANSIDVRFAP